A section of the Drosophila subobscura isolate 14011-0131.10 chromosome A, UCBerk_Dsub_1.0, whole genome shotgun sequence genome encodes:
- the LOC117903444 gene encoding uncharacterized protein LOC117903444, translating into MSTKTLKFGFFNQIHKLFGSTCIRNFQKFAAKPVRPTPERCSNDGPLQRVLRQIQTIPRPSYLGFHAARDIKPEEIPKLHAAGRNAASATTLCGPPRRDMSQTMLSSFKTTPCASRGVAEKERSKRQRESSTSSIAMQSSTMRRVVTSLNVADLQATRDKLMKLLRRKEQRQSAPIDATVSAIRINSPENAGSRSYRRIRVQSSWPQLNVDRGQSNVKHFGSNSRPSVKVSRSVRPPQPAKRAQNDLDSESGADVKSADSRFERFDNKNLKLDNNRKLLTARKPAKRSASGSV; encoded by the exons ATGTCTACAAAGACTCTAAAGTTTGgattttttaatcaaattcacAAATTGTTTGGATCGACGTGCATTCGAAACTTCC AGAAATTCGCTGCCAAGCCAGTGCGTCCGACCCCAGAGCGTTGCAGCAACGATGGGCCATTGCAGCGGGTGCTCAGGCAGATCCAAACAATTCCAAGACCGTCATATTTGGGCTTTCACGCGGCACGCGACATCAAGCCCGAGGAGATTCCAAAACTACATGCTGCAGGTCGCAACGCAGCGTCTGCCACAACGTTGTGTGGGCCACCGAGAAGGGACATGTCCCAGACAATGCTCTCTTCGTTCAAGACAACGCCCTGCGCCTCGAGGGGAGTGGCGGAAAAGGAGCGTTCGAAAAGACAGCGAGAGTCCTCCACGTCTTCGATCGCCATGCAATCTTCGACAATGCGGAGAGTTGTGACTTCGCTGAATGTTGCCGACCTGCAGGCCACACGCGATAAACTCATGAAGTTGCTACGGCGGAAGGAGCAGCGCCAGAGCGCTCCCATTGATGCAACAGTAAGTGCCATTCGCATAAATAGCCCGGAAAATGCCGGCAGCAGGTCCTACCGCCGCATTCGAGTGCAGTCGTCCTGGCCGCAGCTGAACGTGGACCGCGGTCAGAGCAACGTCAAACACTTTGGCTCAAACAGTCGGCCGTCGGTCAAGGTGTCCCGCTCGGTTAGGCCACCGCAACCAGCCAAACGCGCTCAAAATGATCTGGACAGTGAGTCAGGTGCTGATGTGAAGTCGGCCGACAGTCGGTTCGAAAGGTTCGACAACAAAAACCTCAAACTGGATAATAACCGAAAACTGCTAACAGCCAGGAAGCCAGCCAAGAGGAGTGCCTCAGGCAGCGTGTAA
- the LOC117893979 gene encoding putative gustatory receptor 10b — protein sequence MGPRWLYTLLLRFWMIQGLVLGATGHYYSVSRRRLVPCGVLRWYSWLLMLATLSLYGVYWRYAQNYFVEGMFRRHRFVQMLCEGNVRMMLLTLVLQTVLRAFREREVCAVYNELMAMRQRSKVLQLQEEHSRFYYVMFFVKLFIYLRNFNCVLSVYMVVEVRTFTVWDIMANFYFVYISLVRECLLMSYVLLLLQLGEALRVNGEHPRTSYAALTRQLRRQERLLRLVQRVHRLFAWQVLAVLVFQLYFNTATFYVGYSFLAAPSQSGSGSGLGSGSGSGFRVWSIKFLLAAAAFISKLCDGLLLQIAGGHLLAQGNKSCASPLVETSSTHIQAAQRQMEMAYLKRAIRASYPENRVLGMFGMDMRCAFAIISSSLSYGIIIMQLGYIHS from the exons ATGGGGCCTCGGTGGTTGTACACGCTCCTGTTGCGCTTTTGGATGATCCAGGGCCTGGTGCTGGGTGCCACCGGGCACTATTATAGTGTCTCCCGTCGCCGGCTGGTGCCCTGCGGTGTGCTTCGCTGGTACAgctggctgctgatgctggccaCTCTGTCGCTGTACGGTGTCTACTGGCGGTATGCGCAGAACTACTTTGTGGAGGGCATGTTCCGGCGTCACAGATTTGTGCAGATGCTCTGCGAGGGCAACGTGCGGATGATGCTGCTCACCCTGGTGCTGCAGACTGTGCTCCGGGCGTTCCGTGAGCGGGAGGTCTGTGCGGTGTACAACGAACTGATGGCGATGAGGCAGCGATCCAAGGTGCTGCAGCTTCAGGAGGAGCACAGTCGCTTCTACTACGTGATGTTCTTCGTCAAACTCTTCATTTATCTGCGAAACTTCAACTGTGTCCTGAGTGTTTACATGGTGGTGGAAGTGCGAACTTTTACGGTCTGGGACATTATGGCCAACTTTTACTTCGTTTACATTTCGCTGGTGCGGGAGTGCCTGCTGATGTCCTacgttctgctgttgctgcagctgggcgagGCTCTGCGGGTCAATGGTGAGCATCCAAGGACCTCCTATGCGGCCCTCACGCGACAGCTGAGACGGCAGGAGCGACTGCTGCGACTGGTGCAGCGGGTGCATCGCCTGTTCGCCTGGCAAGTGCTGGCTGTGCTGGTATTCCAGCTGTACTTCAACACGGCCACCTTCTATGTGGGCTACTCCTTTCTCGCGGCGCCCTCTCAGTCAGGGTCAGGGTCAGGGTTGGGAtcggggtcggggtcgggTTTCCGTGTGTGGAGTATTAAATTCCTgctcgccgccgccgcattcATCAGCAAGCTCTGCGATGGCCTCCTCCTGCAGATTGCGGGCGGCCATTTGCTGGCCCAGGGCAACAAATCCTGCGCCAGTCCGCTAGTGGAGACGTCATCGACCCACATACAGGCAGCCCAGCGTCAG ATGGAAATGGCTTACCTAAAGCGTGCCATTCGTGCCTCTTACCCGGAGAACAGAGTCCTCGGCATGTTTGGCATGGACATGAGATGTGCCTTcgccatcatcagcagcagcctgtcCTATGGCATTATAATCATGCAGCTGGGCTACATCCACAGCTAA
- the LOC117903446 gene encoding gustatory receptor 10a, translated as MSTAEEHEHEQQSFWERHEFKFYKYGHIYAVIYGQVVIDYVPHQPLRRGLKALLIAYSHVLSLLLILVLPGYFVYHFRTLTETHDRRMQLMLYVSFANTAIKYATVIVTYVANTVHFEAINYRCTVQRQRLETAFQGAPRQPKRSFEFFMYFKFCLINLMMIVQVGGIFAVYSAADGPVVSQVRLHFAIYAFVLWNYTENMADYFYFINGSALKYYRQLHLQLMELRQQLVALRPGGMLMEHCCRMSDRLEELRQRFGEIHHLYAESLQMHQFQLLGLVLSTLINNLTNFYAIFNMLAKQSLEEISIPIVIGSVYATGFYIDTYIVTLLNEHIKQELEGLALTMRTFTEPPATVEQCLTQQIEQFSLELLKCRPPMLCGLLNFDRRLVYLIAATAFSYFITLVQFDLYLRKRS; from the exons ATGTCGACAGCGGAGGAGCACGAGCATGAGCAGCAGAGTTTCTGGGAACGGCACGAGTTCAAGTTCTACAAGTATGGCCACATTTACGCTGTCATCTATGGCCAGGTGGTCATCGACTATGTGCCCCATCAGCCGTTGCGACGGGGTCTAAAGGCACTGCTGATTGCCTACAGTCATGTGCTGAGTCTCCTGCTGATCCTGGTGCTGCCCGGCTACTTTGTCTATCACTTCCGAACGCTCACCGAGACGCACGACCGGCGCATGCAGCTCATGCTGTACGTGAGCTTCGCGAACACGGCCATCAAATATGCGACTGTGATCGTGACATATGTGGCCAATACGGTGCACTTTGAGGCCATCAACTATCGGTGCAcggtgcagcggcagcgcctgGAGACGGCCTTTCAGGGCGCCCCAAGGCAGCCAAAGCGGAGCTTCGAGTTCTTCATGTACTTCAAGTTCTGCCTGATCAATCTGATGATGATCGTGCAGGTGGGCGGCATATTCGCGGTGTACAGCGCCGCAGATGGGCCCGTGGTCAGTCAGGTGCGCCTGCATTTTGCCATCTACGCCTTTGTGCTGTGGAACTACACGGAGAACATGGCCGACTATTTTTACTTTATTAATGGCAGTGCTTTGAAGTACTATCGCcagctgcatctgcagctgatggagctgcggcagcagctggttGCGCTGCGGCCAGGCGGCATGCTGATGGAGCACTGCTGTCGGATGAGCGATCGCTTGGaggagctgcggcagcggTTCGGCGAGATCCACCACCTCTATGCGGAGAGCCTGCAGATGCATCAgttccagctgctgggccTCGTGCTGAGCACACTGATCAACAACCTGACCAACTTCTATGCCATCTTCAATATGCTGGCCAAGCAGTCGCTCGAGGAGATTAGCATACCGATCGTGATTGGCTCGGTATACGCCACGGGCTTCTACATCGACACCTACATTGTGACGCTGCTCAATGAGCAcatcaagcaggagctggaagGACTCGCCCTCACAATGCGCACCTTTACCGAGCCCCCAGCCACAGTCGAGCAGTGTCTGACCCAGCAG ATCGAGCAGTtctcgctggagctgctcaagtGCCGACCGCCTATGCTCTGTGGCCTGTTGAACTTTGACCGTCGCCTGGTCTATCTGATAGCCGCCACTGCCTTCTCCTACTTCATCACACTGGTGCAATTCGATTTGTACCTGCGCAAGCGGTCctaa
- the LOC117903442 gene encoding odorant receptor 10a, whose protein sequence is MWHWLRFLRRDQPLRVYFFAVPRLSLEIMGYWPIGENLPTRAIVHFVILFIGVVTELHAGIAFLQKAQITMALETLCPAGTSAVTLLKMLLMLRYRRDLANMWLRLRHMIFDEGLNRRQQRAIMHEHSVMAARINFWPLSTGFFTCTTYNLKPLLIALVLYLRNPEQELLWNTPFNMTMPEVLLRSPFFPLTYAFIAYTGYVTIFMFGGCDGFYFEFCAHISSLFQSLQEEMRATFQPYQAYLKLTPKQCVLLELQLRDIIIRQNAIFALTSFFRKRYATITLAHFVSAGLVIGFSICNLLTVGNGSLGALLYVAYTVAALSQLLVYCYGGTLVAESSVELSRVAATCPWTLCAPRQRRIILLLILRSQRAPTMAVPFFSPSLSTFASILQTSGSIIALAKSFQ, encoded by the exons ATGTGGCACTGGCTGCGGTTCCTGCGACGCGATCAGCCGCTGAGGGTTTACTTCTTTGCCGTGCCCCGTCTCAGTCTGGAGATCATGGGCTACTGGCCGATAGGCGAGAATCTGCCCACCCGTGCCATCGTTCACTTTGTGATCCTGTTCATTGGCGTCGTCACAGAGCTGCACGCGGGCATTGCGTTTCTGCAGAAGGCTCAAATCACCATGGCACTGGAGACACTCTGTCCGGCCGGCACGTCAGCAGTTACGCTCCTGAAAATGCTGCTAATGCTGCGCTATCGCCGGGATCTGGCCAATATGTGGTTGCGACTGCGCCATATGATCTTCGATGAGGGCCTAAACAGACGGCAACAGCGAGCCATTATGCATGAGCATTCGGTAATGGCGGCGCGCATCAATTTCTGGCCACTGTCCACGGGTTTCTTCACCTGCACCACATACAACCTGAAGCCACTGCTCATTGCCTTGGTGCTGTATTTGCGTAACCCCGAGCAGGAGCTACTGTGGAACACACCGTTCAATATGAC AATGCCAGAAGTGCTGCTGCGCTCTCCGTTCTTTCCACTGACCTACGCCTTTATTGCCTACACGGGCTATGTGACCATCTTCATGTTTGGCGGCTGCGATGGCTTCTACTTTGAGTTTTGTGCCCACATCTCGTCCCTCTTTCAGTCGCTCCAAGAGGAAATGCGCGCCACCTTTCAACCCTACCAAG CATACCTGAAGCTAACGCCCAAGCAGTGTGTCCTGCTGGAGCTCCAGCTGCGTGACATAATAATCCGACAGAATGCTATCTTTGCGCTGACAAGTTTCTTCCGGAAACGCTATGCGACAATCACGCTGGCGCACTTTGTGTCCGCCGGATTGGTCATCGGTTTTAGCATCTGCAATCTGTTGACCGTCGGCAATGGCAGCCTGGGCGCCCTGCTCTATGTTGCCTACACGGTGGCCGCACTCAGCCAGCTGCTCGTCTACTGCTACGGCGGCACTCTGGTGGCCGAAAGT AGCGTTGAGCTCTCTCGTGTGGCGGCCACTTGTCCCTGGACATTGTGTGCACCCAGGCAGCGTCGCATTATTCTGCTCCTCATTCTACGATCCCAGCGAGCCCCGACCATGGCGGTGCCGTTCTTCTCGCCATCACTGTCCACATTTGCATCG ATACTACAGACGTCTGGCTCCATTATTGCATTGGCAAAGTCCTTTCAATAG